Below is a genomic region from Macaca thibetana thibetana isolate TM-01 chromosome 1, ASM2454274v1, whole genome shotgun sequence.
GTCAGACATGGAGGGAACAGAAGCAGAGAGGGTGGTCTGGGCATTGTGGTGGAGGCAGGCTGGGACTGGACCTGCGGTACCCCTCCCCAACGACAGGACCACTCCACCAGCATCCTGGGAGTCGCCTCCTCCATAGCCCATGAGTTGGGCCACAGCCTGGGCCTGGACCATGATTTGCCCGGGAATAGCTGCCCCTGTCCAGGTCCAGCCCCAGCCAAGACCTGCATCATGGAGGCCTCCACAGAGTGAGTAGCTGCAGGATGGAGAGAGGCGGTGGGGCAAGGGGCAGGGAGAGGCCCCCAGCCCCAACCTTCCTTGCCACCCTCCCCAGCTTCCTGCCAGGCCTGAACTTCAGCAACTGCAGCCGACAGGCCCTGGAGAAAGCCCTCCTGGATGGAATGGGCAGCTGCCTCTTTGAACGGCTGCCTAACCTGCCTCCTATGGCTGCTTTCTGTGGAAATATGTTTGTGGAGCCGGGCGAGCAGTGTGACTGTGGCTTCCCAGATGTGAGCCCCTTTCCCAAAGCCTCGCCCCACTCACTTCTGTGCCTTCACCCTGGTCATTAGCCCTCTCCTAGCCTCCTGAGCTCCTCTTGGGTTCTGAAGGGACTTCCCACCCCTCTCCTACTTGCCATGTCTGTGGGGACAGCACATGGGTTGTTCGTCTCTAGCCCTTGCTTGCTGTGTAGTTCTGGGCATCCTTCTGGTCTTGGcctgtgggaggaggagggattgGAGGGAGGCTTACAGGCCCCACCTGCTCTGATGCCTGGCCCCCGTGCTCCTGCCCACAGGACTGCGCCGATCCCTGCTGTGATTCCTCAACCTGCCAGCTGAGGCCAGGGGCACAGTGTGCATCCGACGGACCCTGTTGTCAAAATTGCCAGGTGGGTAGAGACTAGACTGGCCACCCAGAGCTCACCTGCCGGGGCCAAGGTGGAAAGGGTCATTCTGACCCCCTAGCTGGATTTGCCCAGTGCCCACACTGATGCTCATCCACCCTCGACAGCTACGCCCGTCTGGCTGGCAGTGTCGTCCTACCAGAGGGGATTGTGACTTGCCTGAATTCTGCCCAGGAGACAGCTCCCAGTGTCCCCCTGATATCAGCCTAGGGGACGGCGAGCCCTGCGCTGGTGGGCAAGCTGTGTGCATGCATGGGCGTTGTGCCTCCTATGCCCAGCAGTGCCAGTCACTTTGGGGACCTGGAGCCCAGCCCGCTGCGCCACTTTGCCTCCAGACAGCCAATACTCGGGGAAATGCCTTTGGGAGCTGTGGGCGCAACCCCAGTGGCGGCTACGTGTCCTGTACCCCTAGGTAAGTGAGGAAACCTGGCTCCTCCTTTGGGTTTCTGGGAGTCTTGGCCCTGCTTCTACTAACCTGtgttcccttcccccttcccccagaGATGCCATTTGCGGGCAACTCCAGTGCCAGACAGGTAGGACCCAGCCTCTGCTGGGGTCCATCCAGGATCTACTCTGGGAGACAATAGATGTGAATGGGACTGAGCTGAACTGCAGCTGGGTGCACCTGGACCTGGGCAGTGATGTGGCCCAGCCCCTCCTGACTCTGCCTGGCACAGCCTGTGGCCCTGGCCTGGTGAGCAGCCTGGGTGGGCAAGACCAGGtgtgagaagggacatttggaccACAGTGAAGTGCCCAGACTTCACCGTTCACCAATGTCAAAGGCAGGGACTCCAAGGGAAGTCAGTTTCTTACTTCAGATGGAGCAAAGCCTATCAACCCACTACGCGCTGGTTTCCCCATATGTAAACGCAGGGTGTGACCTCAACCTTGTTGGCCTCCCAGTCCCATTAAAACTCTGTGGGAATCTGATCCAGGATTTTCTCTCCCTGGGTCAGGTGTGCATAGACCATCGATGCCAGCGTGTGGATCTCCTGGGGGCACAGGAATGTCGAAGCAAATGCCATGGACATGGGGTGAGCTGGGATGGGTGAAGTGGAAGGGGAGCAGAGAGCCTCTAGAGAGGAAAAGGATGCTGGGCTTTGGAAACAGACATATCTGGGTTCTAATCCTTGCTCTACTACTTCCTAGTTGTGTGACCTCAGGCTGGTTACTAACTTTGCTGagctcagtttccccacctatcAAATGGCTATAATAACAGTATCCCCATCCAAGGCACATGAGGTGAGTATGAAAGCATCTagcacaggctgggcacggtggctcacgcctataatcacagttttgtttgtttgtttgtttgttttgttttgagacagagtcttgctctgttgcctaggctggagtgcactggcgcgaactcggctcactgcaacctccgcctcccaggctcaattgtttctcctgcctcagcctcctagctgggattacaggcacccgccaccacgcccagctaatttttttattttcagtagagatgggtttcaccatgttggccaggctaatctcgaacttctgacctcaagtgatccgcccgccttggcctcccaaagtgctgggattacaggggtgagccactgcacccagccaaatcacagtactttgggaggccaaggcaggaggatcacttgaggccaggagttcaaaaccagcctggtcaacatagtgagacctcgtctctatcaaggaaaaatttaaaaattaggcctgctggtgcacacctgtgctcccagctacttgggaggccaaggcaggaggattgcttcagcccaggagttcggggctgcagtgagccataattgtaccactgcactccagcctgggcaacagagtgagactccatcttacttgctgtctaaaataaaataaaacaaaacaaaacaaacacaaagaaagcaagcatgtaccacagtgcccagcacacagaaggtgctcagtaagtgttagtTTGATCTAATTTGCTCTGGTGTGGATAAAGACCCTCCAGGCTCTCTCTACACATCACACCCAGCACAACCCCCAGTTGTAGAAATGTGAGATCTTGAAAAGCTAGAGACAAGGAAATAGTTCCAGAGTGCGGCATTCCTCATTGCTCACCTTATACCTCCTAGGTCTGTGACAGCAACAGGCACTGCTACTGTGAGGAGGGCTGGGCACCCCCTGACTGCACCACTCAGCTCAAAGGTGGCATGGGGTTGGGGGACAGGGGCAGCTGGGAGGGCAAAGTGGTTCATGCTTTATCTTTCCCCCTCGGCCCTCTCTTTCTGACCCCCCTTTGCTGCTGGTTCCGTGAGTCTGCCCCTTGACCCCTTCACTCTCCCTGATCACTTGACTTCACTCCCTGCCCCCTGCGCCTTCATGGCTCTAGAGTTCTTAGCCCTGCCCTCCTTTAAACCTGACTTCCGCCCACAGCAACCAGCTCCCTGACCACAGGGctgctcctcagcctcctggtgtTATTGGTCCTGGTGATGCTTGGTGCCAGCTACTGGTACCGTGCCCGCCTGCACCAGCGACTCTGCCAGCTCAAGGGACCCACTTGCCAGTACAGGTATGAGCATCACCTCCCTGCTACCACTTCCTTTAACTGGGGACAGTGCTGAAGGCTGCCTCACCTCTGCAGCCCCTGCAACCTGGTTCTGAGCCCTAAGCCCCTTGGACCTTAAACTTGCTGACTGCCATACCCCACACCTCCCTTCCCTATATGCACCCACAGCTTTTTACCTCACAGCTGTGCCCCTGTGGGGTGGCTGGAGTGCTAGGGCCATTTCTCCCCAGGAGCTCCTGTGCTGGATAAGTGGGGTCTTCCCTCAAGCTAATAAATAACGCCCCCACAGGCCCCACCACAGTTTTCCCTATACCACACATAAGTGCCTGCAAAGAAGGGGTTAACCCCACTCAAGGATGGCATAAGGTAGAGAACAGGGTCTGAGGCTGGGCCCTCTCCCTTCTTGCCTTTCCTCATGCATAGGGCAGCCCAGTCTGGTCCCCCTGAACGGCCAGGACCTCCGCAGAGGGCCCTGCTGGCACGAGGCACTAAGGTGAGTCCCAGATGCCAGAGGAAGGGGACTCCACCTTGGCTGGGCATCCAGCTTGGACCCTGGGGGGTGCACATTAAAGGCTCCAGACTCAGAGAAAGGCTAGCACTGCCCAAGAGTCAGTCGAAGGAGTCagggccagccctgccctgccctgccttcccctcccctggcTACAGGCAGAGAAGCTGAGTCCAGAAGAGTGGGGAGGGCAGCCAGCTGGAGCAGGGGCTGCTGGGCTCCATCCACTGGCCAAGAGGTGGCTTTGAGAGGTGGGTCTATCCATGCCCCCAGCAGTGACCCCAGGAGGGCACAAGGGCAGTGGTGCTCAGAATGGCCTTCCGTGGGCCCAGGTCACCATGTTAGAAGGGCTGGTGAGCACCCCCGCCCTAAGCCCTCTGCTTGGATGATGGGAGTGTGTGCACACCTCCTCCCCACTTGCTCCCCACCTGCATGCACCTGCATAACTGCATGCACAGCACCCACTGCCCTGGGCCCCTGCCAGCCCTCCCTGGGCACTGACCCTTCTCTGCCCACTCTgtctctctgcttcctcttccccctctGTGCCCATCTGCCCCTCCTGCCCTCTCAGCAGGCTAGTGCTCTCGGCTTCCCGGCCCCCCCTTCCAGGCCGCTGCCGCCTGACCCTGTGCCCAAGAGACTCCAGGTAAATCTGGGCCAGGGCCCGCCctgagccaaggcaggtgggaggCTTGGTACCCAACTGCAGTTCTCATCCCTGCTCCCTGCCAGTGGTGCTCTTCATTAGGTGATCGGGGTGCCCCTCAGCCTTCAGACACTCTGAGCCCCAGAAGCAGCAAAgggtgagcctcctgccttggtttctACCACCATCTGGTGGTCAGTGGCGGGACTGCAGTCGGCCAGGGACTCCGCGGTTGACCTACACCTTCCTCCCCTGAGACATCAGCTGGCATGCCTCCAAACCCTCTGCGCATGCCCTCATTCTCTCCTGCCCCCTGGCTGACTTTGCATGTTGACTTGAACCCCTCTGGGGAATCTCTATGCATGTCCACAGCCCCTGGTTATGCTCTCACAGCCACTGCCCCTCTCTCTGTTCAGGCTGAGCTGGCTGACCGACCCAATCCCCCTACCCGCCCTCTGCCCGCTGACCCGATGGTGAGAAGCCCGAAGGTAATGGTGGGGGGAGAGAAGGGCACGGCCTCTCCCCCCATCTAGGGCTGTGGTGCTGGTAGCCATGACGGTGGTGGCCGTGGCGAGATGCCCCCTCAGTGCATGAGGGCACATATCCAGGTGGTGCCTTTAATGGTGACAGGTTTGTTTGCAGACAAGGGTGACCGATGGTGCTGCCCCCAAGCTGGTGTTCCCCAGCACCAGTGCGTTGGGGGTGGGCAACATGACACCCCCCCACCTAAGCCGgcctcctgccttctctccctcagTCTCAGGGGCCAGCCAAGCCCCCACCCCCAAGGAAGCCACTGCCTGCCGACCCCCAGGGCCGGTGCCCATCCGGTGACCTGCCAGGCCCAGGAGCTGGAATCCCGCCCCTAGCGCTACCCTCCAGGTAGGAGGAGCCCTGGGGATGGGTGGGCGGGGCGAGTGACCTGGGGGAAGGGGGTCTCTGACCCTTTTTTCTCGGCTTCCCGCACTCCAGACCAGCGCCACCACCTCCGACAGTGTCCTCGCTCTACCTCTGACCTCTCTGGAGGTTCTGCTGCCTCCAAACCGGACTTAGGACTTCAAGAGGGGGGCGTGCCCTCTGGAGTCCCCTACCATGACTGAAGGCGCCAGAGGCTGGACGCGGTGTCTTAAGGCTCCGGGCACCGCCACGCGCTGTCAAGCAGCACTCTAGGGACCGGCGGCGTAGTTGCAGCTGGGGtttggggaggggctgggggttggAAGGGGTTGAGGGAGGTCCGCACAGCCTGTCTCTGCTCAGCTGCAATAAACGTGACATCTTGGGAGCGTTACGCAGTTTGTCTGCTTCTAGAAGCCGGGTCGCTCCTGCTGCGGTTCCAGGTCTGGCCGCCAGGAGACGCTGCTGCCTCAGATGAGGGCGGGCTGTGTGGGGCGGGAGTACCAGAATGGGTCGGCATGTGTCCCCGGGATGCTCGCGGCTTCCCTCTGCCCAGACTGGGGTGGCTTTCGGCGCAATCTGTCAAGCCGTTGGACCTGCCGTCCCGACTTTGACCACTGGCTGGGAAAAGTGGATCTGGCTCGTGTTCTCAGAGCCCAGGAGCCAGGGCGGAGCGGGGCGGCGGCTGCTCCCACGATCCCAAGGCGGCGCACCTGCCTCCTCcccctccgccgccgccgccacctgAGGGATCCGGAACAAAGGTGCTTTGTACAGGCTACAACCACCTCATTACTTCGTATTCGGGACTGGGGCCGCGTGGGCCCCCAGCCTGGATCGAAGGTGTGGAGCGGCAAGGGACAGACGCCAATCCCAAAGTGAGCATCTAGCGCGCCACCTAAGGCTTTTTAGGGAAGGTGGTCCCAGAAGCTGTGTTGTCCCTTCCGCTTGCACTATCCCTAGATTTGCAAAGAAAACGGGGCAGTGTATGAAGGTGGTTGGATAGGCTAAGGTTATGTACCCTTATTTAAAATCTTCCAAACTTCTAATAAGGCAGTCTACCCAGGACTAAAGCAGACACGAAAGGGATAACCTCCCTAAAAATATTGCTGTTGGAATACGTCCTTCCTCCCCGTCCCCTCGCAGTGAGGTGCAGCCTCAGCGGAAGCTTTGGCGAACCCGGCGTGCGCTGCGGTGCACAGAGGGTTAACTGGAGTTGGCGCTGGATGGAGAGGAGGAGACGCGCTCCCATTGGCGGAAAGTTATCCAGGGCGGGGTCTGTGAATCTCCGCACCCCACCCCCCTTTCCACAACCCCCCTCTTCACTTTGTACCTTTCTCGCCTCGACTGTGAAGCGGGCCGGGACCT
It encodes:
- the ADAM15 gene encoding disintegrin and metalloproteinase domain-containing protein 15 isoform X6; the protein is MRLALLWALGLLGAGSPLPSWPLPNIGGTEEQQAMSEKAPRGPLEPQVLQDDLPISLKKVLQTSLPEPLRIKLELDGDSHILELLQNRELVPGRPTLVWYQPDGTRVVSEGHTLENCCYQGRVQGYAASWVSVCTCSGLRGLVVLSPERSYTLEQGPGDVQGPPIISRIQDLHLPGHTCVLSWREPVHTQTPPEHPLGQRHIRRWRRDVVTETKTVELVIVADHSEVQKYQDFQHLLNRTLEVALLLDTFFRPLNVRVALVGLEAWTQRDLVEISPNPAVTLENFLHWRRAHLLPRLPHDSAQLVTGTSFSGPMVGMAIQNSICSPDFSGGVNMDHSTSILGVASSIAHELGHSLGLDHDLPGNSCPCPGPAPAKTCIMEASTDFLPGLNFSNCSRQALEKALLDGMGSCLFERLPNLPPMAAFCGNMFVEPGEQCDCGFPDDCADPCCDSSTCQLRPGAQCASDGPCCQNCQLRPSGWQCRPTRGDCDLPEFCPGDSSQCPPDISLGDGEPCAGGQAVCMHGRCASYAQQCQSLWGPGAQPAAPLCLQTANTRGNAFGSCGRNPSGGYVSCTPRDAICGQLQCQTGRTQPLLGSIQDLLWETIDVNGTELNCSWVHLDLGSDVAQPLLTLPGTACGPGLVCIDHRCQRVDLLGAQECRSKCHGHGVCDSNRHCYCEEGWAPPDCTTQLKATSSLTTGLLLSLLVLLVLVMLGASYWYRARLHQRLCQLKGPTCQYRAAQSGPPERPGPPQRALLARGTKASALGFPAPPSRPLPPDPVPKRLQAELADRPNPPTRPLPADPMVRSPKSQGPAKPPPPRKPLPADPQGRCPSGDLPGPGAGIPPLALPSRPAPPPPTVSSLYL
- the ADAM15 gene encoding disintegrin and metalloproteinase domain-containing protein 15 isoform X16; this translates as MRLALLWALGLLGAGSPLPSWPLPNIGGTEEQQAMSEKAPRGPLEPQVLQDDLPISLKKVLQTSLPEPLRIKLELDGDSHILELLQNRELVPGRPTLVWYQPDGTRVVSEGHTLENCCYQGRVQGYAASWVSVCTCSGLRGLVVLSPERSYTLEQGPGDVQGPPIISRIQDLHLPGHTCVLSWREPVHTQTPPEHPLGQRHIRRWRRDVVTETKTVELVIVADHSEVQKYQDFQHLLNRTLEVALLLDTFFRPLNVRVALVGLEAWTQRDLVEISPNPAVTLENFLHWRRAHLLPRLPHDSAQLVTGTSFSGPMVGMAIQNSICSPDFSGGVNMDHSTSILGVASSIAHELGHSLGLDHDLPGNSCPCPGPAPAKTCIMEASTDFLPGLNFSNCSRQALEKALLDGMGSCLFERLPNLPPMAAFCGNMFVEPGEQCDCGFPDDCADPCCDSSTCQLRPGAQCASDGPCCQNCQLRPSGWQCRPTRGDCDLPEFCPGDSSQCPPDISLGDGEPCAGGQAVCMHGRCASYAQQCQSLWGPGAQPAAPLCLQTANTRGNAFGSCGRNPSGGYVSCTPRDAICGQLQCQTGRTQPLLGSIQDLLWETIDVNGTELNCSWVHLDLGSDVAQPLLTLPGTACGPGLVCIDHRCQRVDLLGAQECRSKCHGHGVCDSNRHCYCEEGWAPPDCTTQLKATSSLTTGLLLSLLVLLVLVMLGASYWYRARLHQRLCQLKGPTCQYRLVLSASRPPLPGRCRLTLCPRDSSLRGQPSPHPQGSHCLPTPRAGAHPVTCQAQELESRP
- the ADAM15 gene encoding disintegrin and metalloproteinase domain-containing protein 15 isoform X5, translated to MRLALLWALGLLGAGSPLPSWPLPNIGGTEEQQAMSEKAPRGPLEPQVLQDDLPISLKKVLQTSLPEPLRIKLELDGDSHILELLQNRELVPGRPTLVWYQPDGTRVVSEGHTLENCCYQGRVQGYAASWVSVCTCSGLRGLVVLSPERSYTLEQGPGDVQGPPIISRIQDLHLPGHTCVLSWREPVHTQTPPEHPLGQRHIRRWRRDVVTETKTVELVIVADHSEVQKYQDFQHLLNRTLEVALLLDTFFRPLNVRVALVGLEAWTQRDLVEISPNPAVTLENFLHWRRAHLLPRLPHDSAQLVTGTSFSGPMVGMAIQNSICSPDFSGGVNMDHSTSILGVASSIAHELGHSLGLDHDLPGNSCPCPGPAPAKTCIMEASTDFLPGLNFSNCSRQALEKALLDGMGSCLFERLPNLPPMAAFCGNMFVEPGEQCDCGFPDDCADPCCDSSTCQLRPGAQCASDGPCCQNCQLRPSGWQCRPTRGDCDLPEFCPGDSSQCPPDISLGDGEPCAGGQAVCMHGRCASYAQQCQSLWGPGAQPAAPLCLQTANTRGNAFGSCGRNPSGGYVSCTPRDAICGQLQCQTGRTQPLLGSIQDLLWETIDVNGTELNCSWVHLDLGSDVAQPLLTLPGTACGPGLVCIDHRCQRVDLLGAQECRSKCHGHGVCDSNRHCYCEEGWAPPDCTTQLKATSSLTTGLLLSLLVLLVLVMLGASYWYRARLHQRLCQLKGPTCQYRAAQSGPPERPGPPQRALLARGTKQASALGFPAPPSRPLPPDPVPKRLQAELADRPNPPTRPLPADPMVRSPKSQGPAKPPPPRKPLPADPQGRCPSGDLPGPGAGIPPLALPSRPAPPPPTVSSLYL
- the ADAM15 gene encoding disintegrin and metalloproteinase domain-containing protein 15 isoform X10, which produces MRLALLWALGLLGAGSPLPSWPLPNIGGTEEQQAMSEKAPRGPLEPQVLQDDLPISLKKVLQTSLPEPLRIKLELDGDSHILELLQNRELVPGRPTLVWYQPDGTRVVSEGHTLENCCYQGRVQGYAASWVSVCTCSGLRGLVVLSPERSYTLEQGPGDVQGPPIISRIQDLHLPGHTCVLSWREPVHTQTPPEHPLGQRHIRRWRRDVVTETKTVELVIVADHSEVQKYQDFQHLLNRTLEVALLLDTFFRPLNVRVALVGLEAWTQRDLVEISPNPAVTLENFLHWRRAHLLPRLPHDSAQLVTGTSFSGPMVGMAIQNSICSPDFSGGVNMDHSTSILGVASSIAHELGHSLGLDHDLPGNSCPCPGPAPAKTCIMEASTDFLPGLNFSNCSRQALEKALLDGMGSCLFERLPNLPPMAAFCGNMFVEPGEQCDCGFPDDCADPCCDSSTCQLRPGAQCASDGPCCQNCQLRPSGWQCRPTRGDCDLPEFCPGDSSQCPPDISLGDGEPCAGGQAVCMHGRCASYAQQCQSLWGPGAQPAAPLCLQTANTRGNAFGSCGRNPSGGYVSCTPRDAICGQLQCQTGRTQPLLGSIQDLLWETIDVNGTELNCSWVHLDLGSDVAQPLLTLPGTACGPGLVCIDHRCQRVDLLGAQECRSKCHGHGVCDSNRHCYCEEGWAPPDCTTQLKATSSLTTGLLLSLLVLLVLVMLGASYWYRARLHQRLCQLKGPTCQYRAAQSGPPERPGPPQRALLARGTKQASALGFPAPPSRPLPPDPVPKRLQSQGPAKPPPPRKPLPADPQGRCPSGDLPGPGAGIPPLALPSRPAPPPPTVSSLYL
- the ADAM15 gene encoding disintegrin and metalloproteinase domain-containing protein 15 isoform X15, whose product is MRLALLWALGLLGAGSPLPSWPLPNIVLSSGVLGPAGGTEEQQAMSEKAPRGPLEPQVLQDDLPISLKKVLQTSLPEPLRIKLELDGDSHILELLQNRELVPGRPTLVWYQPDGTRVVSEGHTLENCCYQGRVQGYAASWVSVCTCSGLRGLVVLSPERSYTLEQGPGDVQGPPIISRIQDLHLPGHTCVLSWREPVHTQTPPEHPLGQRHIRRWRRDVVTETKTVELVIVADHSEVQKYQDFQHLLNRTLEVALLLDTFFRPLNVRVALVGLEAWTQRDLVEISPNPAVTLENFLHWRRAHLLPRLPHDSAQLVTGTSFSGPMVGMAIQNSICSPDFSGGVNMDHSTSILGVASSIAHELGHSLGLDHDLPGNSCPCPGPAPAKTCIMEASTDFLPGLNFSNCSRQALEKALLDGMGSCLFERLPNLPPMAAFCGNMFVEPGEQCDCGFPDDCADPCCDSSTCQLRPGAQCASDGPCCQNCQLRPSGWQCRPTRGDCDLPEFCPGDSSQCPPDISLGDGEPCAGGQAVCMHGRCASYAQQCQSLWGPGAQPAAPLCLQTANTRGNAFGSCGRNPSGGYVSCTPRDAICGQLQCQTGRTQPLLGSIQDLLWETIDVNGTELNCSWVHLDLGSDVAQPLLTLPGTACGPGLVCIDHRCQRVDLLGAQECRSKCHGHGVCDSNRHCYCEEGWAPPDCTTQLKATSSLTTGLLLSLLVLLVLVMLGASYWYRARLHQRLCQLKGPTCQYRAAQSGPPERPGPPQRALLARGTKQASALGFPAPPSRPLPPDPVPKRLQVIGVPLSLQTL
- the ADAM15 gene encoding disintegrin and metalloproteinase domain-containing protein 15 isoform X11, whose translation is MRLALLWALGLLGAGSPLPSWPLPNIGGTEEQQAMSEKAPRGPLEPQVLQDDLPISLKKVLQTSLPEPLRIKLELDGDSHILELLQNRELVPGRPTLVWYQPDGTRVVSEGHTLENCCYQGRVQGYAASWVSVCTCSGLRGLVVLSPERSYTLEQGPGDVQGPPIISRIQDLHLPGHTCVLSWREPVHTQTPPEHPLGQRHIRRWRRDVVTETKTVELVIVADHSEVQKYQDFQHLLNRTLEVALLLDTFFRPLNVRVALVGLEAWTQRDLVEISPNPAVTLENFLHWRRAHLLPRLPHDSAQLVTGTSFSGPMVGMAIQNSICSPDFSGGVNMDHSTSILGVASSIAHELGHSLGLDHDLPGNSCPCPGPAPAKTCIMEASTDFLPGLNFSNCSRQALEKALLDGMGSCLFERLPNLPPMAAFCGNMFVEPGEQCDCGFPDDCADPCCDSSTCQLRPGAQCASDGPCCQNCQLRPSGWQCRPTRGDCDLPEFCPGDSSQCPPDISLGDGEPCAGGQAVCMHGRCASYAQQCQSLWGPGAQPAAPLCLQTANTRGNAFGSCGRNPSGGYVSCTPRDAICGQLQCQTGRTQPLLGSIQDLLWETIDVNGTELNCSWVHLDLGSDVAQPLLTLPGTACGPGLVCIDHRCQRVDLLGAQECRSKCHGHGVCDSNRHCYCEEGWAPPDCTTQLKATSSLTTGLLLSLLVLLVLVMLGASYWYRARLHQRLCQLKGPTCQYRAAQSGPPERPGPPQRALLARGTKAELADRPNPPTRPLPADPMVRSPKSQGPAKPPPPRKPLPADPQGRCPSGDLPGPGAGIPPLALPSRPAPPPPTVSSLYL
- the ADAM15 gene encoding disintegrin and metalloproteinase domain-containing protein 15 isoform X14, yielding MRLALLWALGLLGAGSPLPSWPLPNIGGTEEQQAMSEKAPRGPLEPQVLQDDLPISLKKVLQTSLPEPLRIKLELDGDSHILELLQNRELVPGRPTLVWYQPDGTRVVSEGHTLENCCYQGRVQGYAASWVSVCTCSGLRGLVVLSPERSYTLEQGPGDVQGPPIISRIQDLHLPGHTCVLSWREPVHTQTPPEHPLGQRHIRRWRRDVVTETKTVELVIVADHSEVQKYQDFQHLLNRTLEVALLLDTFFRPLNVRVALVGLEAWTQRDLVEISPNPAVTLENFLHWRRAHLLPRLPHDSAQLVTGTSFSGPMVGMAIQNSICSPDFSGGVNMDHSTSILGVASSIAHELGHSLGLDHDLPGNSCPCPGPAPAKTCIMEASTDFLPGLNFSNCSRQALEKALLDGMGSCLFERLPNLPPMAAFCGNMFVEPGEQCDCGFPDDCADPCCDSSTCQLRPGAQCASDGPCCQNCQLRPSGWQCRPTRGDCDLPEFCPGDSSQCPPDISLGDGEPCAGGQAVCMHGRCASYAQQCQSLWGPGAQPAAPLCLQTANTRGNAFGSCGRNPSGGYVSCTPRDAICGQLQCQTGRTQPLLGSIQDLLWETIDVNGTELNCSWVHLDLGSDVAQPLLTLPGTACGPGLVCIDHRCQRVDLLGAQECRSKCHGHGVCDSNRHCYCEEGWAPPDCTTQLKATSSLTTGLLLSLLVLLVLVMLGASYWYRARLHQRLCQLKGPTCQYRAAQSGPPERPGPPQRALLARGTKSQGPAKPPPPRKPLPADPQGRCPSGDLPGPGAGIPPLALPSRPAPPPPTVSSLYL
- the ADAM15 gene encoding disintegrin and metalloproteinase domain-containing protein 15 isoform X17, encoding MRLALLWALGLLGAGSPLPSWPLPNIVSACNEEAPQVAPRSSRQCQRRPRGGPWSPRSFRTISRLASKRCFRELVPGRPTLVWYQPDGTRVVSEGHTLENCCYQGRVQGYAASWVSVCTCSGLRGLVVLSPERSYTLEQGPGDVQGPPIISRIQDLHLPGHTCVLSWREPVHTQTPPEHPLGQRHIRRWRRDVVTETKTVELVIVADHSEVQKYQDFQHLLNRTLEVALLLDTFFRPLNVRVALVGLEAWTQRDLVEISPNPAVTLENFLHWRRAHLLPRLPHDSAQLVTGTSFSGPMVGMAIQNSICSPDFSGGVNMDHSTSILGVASSIAHELGHSLGLDHDLPGNSCPCPGPAPAKTCIMEASTDFLPGLNFSNCSRQALEKALLDGMGSCLFERLPNLPPMAAFCGNMFVEPGEQCDCGFPDDCADPCCDSSTCQLRPGAQCASDGPCCQNCQLRPSGWQCRPTRGDCDLPEFCPGDSSQCPPDISLGDGEPCAGGQAVCMHGRCASYAQQCQSLWGPGAQPAAPLCLQTANTRGNAFGSCGRNPSGGYVSCTPRDAICGQLQCQTGRTQPLLGSIQDLLWETIDVNGTELNCSWVHLDLGSDVAQPLLTLPGTACGPGLVSSLGGQDQV